One genomic segment of Camelus ferus isolate YT-003-E chromosome 19, BCGSAC_Cfer_1.0, whole genome shotgun sequence includes these proteins:
- the WFDC2 gene encoding WAP four-disulfide core domain protein 2, whose product MPARRLGLLVAALLLGLLLGLPPVTGAGAGAEKTGVCPALEADVNCTKECLSDAECADNLKCCPAGCAAVCQMPNEKKGSCPQIDLAFPQLGFCVNKCQEDSQCPSNMKCCLNGCGKMSCVTPVF is encoded by the exons ATGCCCGCCCGCCGCCTCGGTCTGCTCGTCGCCGCCCTCCTCCTTGGCCTGCTGCTGGGCCTCCCCCCGGTCACAG gcgcaggcgcaggcgcggAGAAAACAGGCGTGTGCCCCGCGCTAGAGGCGGACGTGAACTGTACGAAGGAGTGCCTGTCGGATGCGGAATGCGCCGACAACCTCAAGTGCTGCCCGGCCGGCTGCGCTGCCGTCTGCCAGATGCCCAATG AAAAGAAGGGTTCCTGCCCTCAGATCGACCTTGCCTTCCCCCAGCTGGGCTTCTGCGTGAACAAGTGCCAGGAGGACAGCCAGTGTCCCAGCAATATGAAATGCTGCCTCAATGGTTGTGGGAAGATGTCCTGTGTCACACCTGTCTTCTGA